The Paenibacillus sp. FSL R7-0345 DNA segment AGCACCGGGCATTGGAGATGCCGGTAGTACTCTTCAAACTTAGAATCCCAGAATTTCTGAATATACTCTGTGCGTACACGATTCAGAAAACAGTAGGTGTATCTCCCGTCTTCCAGCTGCTGCAGACTGTTCTCATAGAACGGCTGGAAATACGCATTCCACAGGCCTTCTTTTTCCAGCTCAGCACGCTCTTCAGCGACATACTCCTCTCTTGATGTAAATATGCGCTCCTCCCTCTCCAACAGTTCAGCCCGCATAATCTCTTTCTTTTGTTCCATCTCCTCCGGCGCCCCGTTAAACAAACCGTGCTCGCCGAACTCATTGCAGAGCGCCCCTTCGCAGACCAGCGACTGCACCAGCTCCGGATGTGTGGCAGCCAGGCTTAGGCCGATTTCCGCCCCCATTGAGCTGCCGACAACATGGCAACGCTCAACCTGAAGCTCACGGAGCAGCAGATAAAGATCCTGTGCCATATCGTCGATATGATAGCCGGTCTGCGGCTTATCCGATTTGCCGTGTCCGCGGAAGTCCGGTGCGATGATACTGTACCGCTCT contains these protein-coding regions:
- a CDS encoding alpha/beta hydrolase; the encoded protein is MFEEIIELGPIRLNVMHSLKEGRETILFLHFSGGNLHMWNGILPQFAERYSIIAPDFRGHGKSDKPQTGYHIDDMAQDLYLLLRELQVERCHVVGSSMGAEIGLSLAATHPELVQSLVCEGALCNEFGEHGLFNGAPEEMEQKKEIMRAELLEREERIFTSREEYVAEERAELEKEGLWNAYFQPFYENSLQQLEDGRYTYCFLNRVRTEYIQKFWDSKFEEYYRHLQCPVLFMPSESEWADERVRSSLNHFAGLVKQAEKERISGSMHAYVWLLQPAEAGQTALQFISRHPVSN